aaggagcctcctggaagcggccctgagctcccatggggcagctgctgcattctcctcacagaggacagccctgcagccccccgctcccacagcctggccacgcAAACCCAAGCCAAGACACCGAGCGAGCCTCCCTGAttgccaggcagcagctggctcagcctgGGACCCCAGGCCAGTGCCCACAAGACTCTCCTGGGCCTTCCAAAGCAAGCCTTGTGGGGACGGAGCACCCACAAAGAACGGACtcacacaacaggactccttgccaacaccgcctcacagacacctgggccttgagcgagctcatttccttcccaggagctgaaatgtgccgtttcgggggcatttgggggctacAGCGTGCTGCTAAGAGGCATgctggagctcctgcagggcagtgcttccactaaggcaaggccttttctgcatcttctactGCCCTGCAAGCGAGGATGCTTGGGGCACACaagaagctggcaggggacacagctgcagggattgcagAAGACACAAGCAAAtgcagacttggcttggggacgCTTTCTGGTGGTAACTGCCCAACACAAATGACCTCCAGCAAGTCTACTGTGACGACTAAAGGAAAGCCACtggtgtggtttaacccagccggcagctaaacaccacagagCCGTTcgcccaccctcccccctcccttgtgctttccaacaaaagcttttctcttATTGTATGAAATCATCTGCAATAGATTAACCCTTGTCATTATTCCTATCTCAGGAATTAACTGTGACACCTGGGGAACAGGTGAGCTTACTGTGACCCCAGGGAGAGCCTTCCTGTACTTAAAGGCAACctataggaaagctggggagggggtcttCATCAGGGCCTGGAGTGACAGGACATGGAGTAATAGCTTCCAACTGAAAAGTTACATTTCTAAtatatgttaggaagaaattctttactgataGGACTTCGCATCCTGTGCATCTGCCAACTTCTGCATCTTATGCTTGCCTCCCCTACTTAAGAGAGGATGCTGGAGTGCTGGGTGAAACACTCAGACCTTACGTAAGCAAAGCAAGACCTTAGCTTTTGCATTCAAAGATGTGCCCAGTATGTTCAGCTAAAACAACTTCTACCCTACAGCGTTTTGTTGAAAGTTCCAATTTCCGTCTCAGTTTCATGGACACCAAATTTTCCAGCAGGATTTCCGGGCCAGTGTTGTCTGTCTGTGATCGACTGCTTTGCTAGATCATCGTTCAGTgctccctctgccaggcacaggccTTTTTGTCTTAATCCCTTGTACGAAAACTTGCAGAGGTATATGGGGTAGCAGTCAGCAGTGTAAAAGAATGAGATATCCTGCCTTCATACATAGATATACAACACAACAtgaaagagctcagcaaggtccagcaaggaaaggaagcaatgcaggagaaagacaggacaacagggaCAATGGGGAgcataagggaggaggcagccagtggccttaaaaacaaagcctaaaaaataacttccaatAGCGGGACATAGTGAActggagctctggggtctgcatctagagatgtcttttctatttatcgtgCTGTTGTGGAGatgggtcctctggctttggtCATGTTTTTTCATGTTCTGCAATTATCTCCCAAGAGATAATTGGGAATTTTCCGCCCTTGTTGGGCGGAAAGGTagaggtgtgctccagaaacacagtgacggcaaggagtcctccacttcattcttccagttttttccagctggaagcattcataGTTGTCAGCTgaattggttttgaggagtaggaaacacagcattgctggatttctgctttctcctagATCTTAGCAGACCACATTATGAtagttgttcttgttttatgtTCTTATGATACGTTATGTTATTATCTATTTTTTCtatgttatgttattttatgttcttatgttACGTTCTTACGTTCACAACAGAACTCATTTCCAGTACTGCCTCAGAGACACCTGGAccaaagagcagggccttgagcgGGTAGCTCACAATGAccgagctcatttccttcccaggagctgaaatgtgccgtttcgggggcatttgggggctacAGCGTGCTGCTAAGAGGCATgctggagctcctgcagggcagtgcttccacTAAGGCAAGGCCTTTTCTCCATCTTCTAGTGTCCTGCAAGCGAGGATGCTTGGGGCACACaagaagctggcaggggacacagctgcagggattgcagGGATTCCTAAAGTCATAGCCAAAtccaagaaagagaggaggatgtgatgcttttgatagaaaggagctgggtttgggggCAAAATCCGTCCCTTTTTCTATCCCGGAGACACCCAAGGGCataggacagcagcactgcagggcagcaagagatgctgtgcatttctctcgTCGCCCTGAGACAGCCACTGGGTGACGATGGTGCCAAGCGTCTTGAAAGAGACCTTGCTTTCTCAGGCCCAGGTGTCCAGCTGCATGCCAAGGCAATCCCTGGCTCCCAGGCGCAGTTGCCAGGCCCAAGGCCGAGCTCCCCTGcgaacccccagcccagcagaccttgctcctggcgttgtggagcagccatttcacgggagccttttctcctggcagtcaGCTTAGCGCCGTAAGCTCTGCCAGCGGGACGCCTGAGAGCcgtgggagctcagcagagagtcCCTGTCAGCCTTGGAGCTCACAAAGGTGGGTGGCCACAAGTGCCCTGAGCGTCCAGCTCGCattgaggactgctgctggcactcgaGGCGTGGAGGTCGGCATGGTGCAATGGGAGACGCCactgtcctgctggtgggacaagagacactgatgtgctgctgctgcaggaggagacttgaaggtgctgctgcttcgaggtgctgaggagcgggcagcctccatgccggtggctgagctgagcatgctcctgttcattagcgctctccccttcctctctttttctggaggtggagagagagaaacgcacagatctctttctttcccggtaggaaatggaagagcctTGAATCTACATATTGGCCAGATTCTGCCTGGCGCCCTTGGGACTGGGGATCTGTGTTGATCTGTAAGAAAGAGCAATCGTCAGCACAGCAAATCCCCGTGACCTTGTGTCTATCAGCATCGTCCCAATCCCTCTCTAGAGCTGTGGGCTGGCCAAGCTGTGTGTTGGATGGTgaaagtgggaaatgggaatgggTTGGGAAAGGATGAGTGCGCCGAGAAATCCTTGCTGGGctgggaagacttccttggggtggaaAGGCATTGGGCTCGGCaatgaaagagatgggaaatgtgCCCGGGGTTTGAAAgcattgggaagcaaaagcattggGATGGGCAATGGCTCCTGGGATGGGAAAGTACTGGGATGGGAAAtcttgaatggggtgggtaccattccctggggaaggaaatacttggaaaagtcctccaagagaggggaacTCTTTGGGACGAGATCTCTttggatgaagggaaaaatctgcttgtgttgatgggaaatcttttgtaTGGGAATCTGTTATCTTGTGAGCTTGTCAGGATGGGAAATGACCATGAGGATgaaagctggtcctgggctgggaaatgctcaggACGGGCAAGAGGCGGTGTGGAAGCGTggtgggcatggcaagtgctgcgtgggagggcaagcctgctggggatggccaagtcttgcgctgggcagcctgcttggctccaaagcctgcagtcctccccaagatgtcggcgaggggctggtcagccgttgggacggaacgGCCGTTGCGCgggttccccaagcaaccgccccactctccagccaccatggcaggtccagcagccggctcccgctcctcccggggctgcggccctgctggcgagcccagcgccccagagctcagcccagcgccctttttcccacagagggtttccccagacggcttcTGCGGCTTgcgcagacgcaaaactcccccttcgtcgtcccagccgtgccgccaacggtggctgcctggctgctgccctccctccccggagcgacggcgctgcccttgcagcccctgcaggtacccaccctcccctccgcgctgccccaggccaccgtctggcacgtggtgccgggggtccaggggcaggtgctgcagctccccgccggggtgcagctgccacctggggggcacctcccagcccaggggcaccacctgcagcttgggcagctccccgccgtggggcagctccctgctggggggcagctccccgctgtggggcaaaacctgcagctggtgcagctcccaaccatggggcaccagctgcagctggtgcagctccccgccgtggggcagctcccccacaccgctcctccctgtgcccccgtcCATCAGTGGGGACAGCCCATGGTGGCGGGGACACTGGTGCCCCACcatgcgctggggctggggcccagggccgtgctccatggggagctcctgcaccccgcaggcacctgcctgttgCAGGCCCCCGCCCAGCGCAACCCCCCGCCACCCCTCGTCccggggcctccgctgcgggggcaggcgctCCCCACGCCCCgcaccctgagcagcagccgggggcagctgccggagccctgcttgcacgccgtggggctcagcgaggaccaggggcccccgctgcccggccccactccccccgagcctgcccaggctccaaggaccgccagcacccagacggcgacgcccgacggtgagtttggggctggcacagccggcCGCTTGTGGCCCCACACCCAGGGGCCACGGGAAAGCTGACATCGCCCGTCTTGGGGGATTTTCTTGCTTGGTCCTCAGCGGCGACAGCCCCgcaggtgcctgaggagcccccgCAGCTGCCcgagctgggccccgatgccttgGCCGAGGCCTTTccagagctggcaggggacagccagcagctgcagcacgtGCAGGACGAGCTCCTGGCCCACCTGGACATCCCCATCCCCGacatggaggagctgctcagctggctCGATGCCGTGGAGCCCCAGGACGCCTTCCCCGATTTGCCCAGCAGTCCTGCCCTCAGCCGcttcctctcccagctgcccgacctctgcgaggacatcgaggagccgAGCACGCAGGGACTGGAAGCCACAGGAGCCCTcggtgaggtcccctcaagccctggggTGCGCCCCGAGAAGCTTGAGGGTGGGCTGTCACTGCAGTCCCCCGTCGTGCCAGCAGtgagcccccccctcagccctgcagccagtCCCCTGCCCAGTGCGCTTAGGAGCCCCCTACCCAGTCCACCCCTGAGTCCCCCCAGGAGCCTCCCTGACACCCAGGTCCTCAGTGCCCTTAGTAGAGCCCAGCCCAAATCCCCCCCGAGTTCCCCCAAGAAACGCCCCAACCCCAAGGGCCGCAGTGACCATAGGAGACCCCTGCCCAAACGCCCCCTGGGTCCCCTCAAGAGCCCCCTGGCTGCCCCTGCGTCCACCGGCACCGAGCGGGGGGCCAAGCGCCCCgcgcccagcagcacccccgggACAGcgcagagctgccagcacaggagGCCGACGACAGAGAACCCCCCCCGCAAGGAGAGGAAGATGCTgctgggccaggctggccaAGGCCGCAAGAGACCGTGCCAGGGGAAGACGCGTGGCAGCAGCACggtggctggcagcagcagggaagcaggcagcagcgggcagcagcTGGCGATCAACAGCACCACGGCACCGGTGAAGAGAGCGCGAagcccgggggctgcaggggggcaaGGAGCAGCGGCACCAGCTCCCCGCAGAGCGCGGCTGCTGCCAGAGACTCCGAGTGGGGAGCCCCGTGCCGTGCGGCCCCAGGACAGGCTCTGTCCCCAGGCCAGCGGGGCCAAGACGCTGGAGGagtcggtgcccatcacgccgcagcagcgtcccgagcgggagcgcctgaagaagctggcccaggaggagcggcagcgggcggcgcACCAGATGAAGATCGGCCCCGTGCAATTCTTCGtgcagcggcagaaggaccacgccagagcctactcttacggctacccgtgaccgacctcgggcttctcctcgacggcccccgcagcacccaggcaggcacagagacctctgcaggcacctgctccagcttcagccacgctcctcagcccttgcccctctcgcttgccctctcccctctctcgtgctggagctgggggatgagcttgccactctcagggatgggcaacggGGGCAATGGAAAATGCGTGGCTCACCGAGGAAGGTGGCAATGGGAAGCTGGGGAGATGCTGGCAgcggctgggctgggaaagcttgcccatggcaactgctgcttgggacaccaaagggctgagagacaagacttgGTTCTTCTTTcagggcattgctcttctttcctgccttctGGATTAAATTCCTCTCCTTACGTGgtcactcagcaaggcctctgcctgcagctcttcttgcactgggatGCCAAGGGGATTTCATgcagcccgctcccgctgcccatgctcaggccgtgcatggatgtgggcatggccagcacggacggcagaagatggatggatggatggatggatggatggatggatggatggatggatggatggatggatggaagaATGGGAGTTGGGAATTGAGCCTTGGGAGCAGCAATGGGAGGTGgctgggataggaaatgatcagtgggatgggaagtgatgatggggataggaattCATTGTtgtgggaaaaatgggttttatttttattaaatttaaatttgttaattttcatttaatttgttggttttattatttatttcattaaatccactttattgactgtgttgtagagtatggcattgttttcttattataaaattataagtATTCGTATTTAatagtattaaatatttttatatattgatatattattaattattcataTCATTACttatcattttgtttgtttctcttccttttctaccctattaaactctcctTATCACAACgcactggtttggactttatatttccttccgagtcgttgcgcattcactccggatggggggacgtTAGCGaatgcctgtgtgcttcagatccaaggtcacctttgccctcagcTCAAGATCCAtctttgcatctgttgttgtgaaacaatg
This genomic stretch from Anas platyrhynchos isolate ZD024472 breed Pekin duck chromosome 23, IASCAAS_PekinDuck_T2T, whole genome shotgun sequence harbors:
- the LOC139999337 gene encoding uncharacterized protein, producing MGICYLVSLSGWEMTMRMKAGPGLGNAQDGQEAVWKRGGHGKCCVGGQACWGWPSLALGSLLGSKACSPPQDVGEGLVSRWDGTAVARVPQATAPLSSHHGRSSSRLPLLPGLRPCWRAQRPRAQPSALFPTEGFPRRLLRLAQTQNSPFVVPAVPPTVAAWLLPSLPGATALPLQPLQVPTLPSALPQATVWHVVPGVQGQVLQLPAGVQLPPGGHLPAQGHHLQLGQLPAVGQLPAGGQLPAVGQNLQLVQLPTMGHQLQLVQLPAVGQLPHTAPPCAPVHQWGQPMVAGTLVPHHALGLGPRAVLHGELLHPAGTCLLQAPAQRNPPPPLVPGPPLRGQALPTPRTLSSSRGQLPEPCLHAVGLSEDQGPPLPGPTPPEPAQAPRTASTQTATPDAATAPQVPEEPPQLPELGPDALAEAFPELAGDSQQLQHVQDELLAHLDIPIPDMEELLSWLDAVEPQDAFPDLPSSPALSRFLSQLPDLCEDIEEPSTQGLEATGALGEVPSSPGVRPEKLEGGLSLQSPVVPAVSPPLSPAASPLPSALRSPLPSPPLSPPRSLPDTQVLSALSRAQPKSPPSSPKKRPNPKGRSDHRRPLPKRPLGPLKSPLAAPASTGTERGAKRPAPSSTPGTAQSCQHRRPTTENPPRKERKMLLGQAGQGRKRPCQGKTRGSSTVAGSSREAGSSGQQLAINSTTAPASGAKTLEESVPITPQQRPERERLKKLAQEERQRAAHQMKIGPVQFFVQRQKDHARAYSYGYP